Below is a genomic region from Vitis riparia cultivar Riparia Gloire de Montpellier isolate 1030 chromosome 5, EGFV_Vit.rip_1.0, whole genome shotgun sequence.
tatgctacaaaaatattaatttgattcatatttTGAACAACACAACATATCAATGATTTTGCATAACTTATCACATAtctaaaagtacaaaaaaaaaaaattaataatttggttttattatgcaAATGATGTCATCACTTCCTTGGTCTTTAGAAAgctacaaaattttgaaagttagaGAGAagtctttttcatatttaaaattaattaaatacaagTCTTGAACATAATTGGTGggtaatttttttcttgggaGTTAGTgaatttctagttttttttttttaaaatgagaggACGGGATCTTTCTaataatgaatttgatgattaatCTAAACTATGCTCTTACCTTCCTAGCCttgagtttgaaataaaggtaaataatattttattttttctaagatGTTACATTAAATCTTAATCAAGCCAAGAAtataatatagatatttttcactcatttttaatacataccatcaaaaccttattaacaataataaagaaaaagaaatatatgagACCCAATAGAATAAGGAAAAGTATGTAaacaaaatttatcattttgttgACTCAATAATCCATGTGTTCAGCACGAAGACTTATCAAATATGCTAAAATCATAGTAGCTTTTCCAATAGAACAAGGAAAAGTGTGTAAAGAGAATTTATCATTTTGTTGACTCAAGAATTCATGTGGTCAACACAAAGACTTATCATACATGCTAAAATCATAGTAGTTTTTCCAATATAACAAGGAAAAGTATGTAAATAGAATTTATGATTTAGTTGACTCAAGAATCCATGTGTTCAACACAAAGACTTGAAATATGCTAAAACAATAGAACAAGGAAAAATATGTAAAGagaatttatgattttgttgaCTCAAGAATCCATGTGTTTAAcataaaaacttatcaaataCGCTAAAAGCATAGTAGTTTTTCCAGTAGAACAAGGAAAAGtgtgtaaataaaatttatcattttgttgACTCAAGAATCCATGTGTTCAACACAAAAACTTATCATATATTCTAAAATCATAGTAGCTTTTCCAATATAACAAGTATGTAAAtagaatttatgattttgttgaCTCAAGAATACATGTGTTCAACACAAAGACTTATCAAATATGCTGAAACAATAGTAACTTTTCcaatagaataaagaaaagtatataaagagaatttatgattttggtttCTCAAGAATCCATGTGTTCAATACAAAGACTTATCAAATAAATAGAACAAGGAAAAGTATGGAAAGagaatttatgattttgttgaCTCAAGAATCCATGTGTTCAATACAAAAACTTATCAAATACGCTAAAACCATTGTAGCTTTTCCAATAGAACAAGGAAAAGTGTGTAAAGagaatttatgattttgttgaCTCAAGAATCCATGTGTTCAACACAAAGACTTATCATATATGCTAAAATCATAGTAGCTTTTGCAATATAATAAGGAAAAGTATATAAATGGAATTTATCATTTTGTTAATTGAAGAATCCATGTGTTCAACACAAagatttatcaaatatgttaAAACTTCCAATAGAACAAGGAAAAGTATATAAAGAGGATTTATCATTTTGTTGACCCAAGAATCCATGTTTTCTACACAAACTTATCAAATATACTAAATCCACAAGCCTAGACTTATCATTGATGCTAAAGCCAATAAGAGCTTTTGATaataacatataatattttatattttatatctcaaatacaatataattgttgttgttttttttaataaaaagattaacAAAATAACAACAACTAATATCAGCAGAATTATTTCCATTAGGttctattataattaaaatgcctcaaaagagaaaacacaaaCTAAACTGTAGACTAATCAACAATgctaaaataaacaataatattacACATTTTATACCTAAGTTATAATagaaatttaatacaaaaatattggatgaatgagaaaaataaataaatataagtaaattatattaataaattttctcaaaaaaaaagttaataattttcattgctcaaattgttttaatgtttaaaatgtATTCATGTGGCTTAAGTTAAGTAACGGGTTAAAAATACCTTTAAATAGGTTAAATAGCATTGTCCCAAGCAGTCTTGGACTTGTTTCAAATGTGGAGTTCTTAATAATTGGAGGCAACTCCTTCAGCAAACACAATAGTAGAAATACATTTTAAGAAACTCCAAAAATTATACTTCATGTGGGGAGCTTTCTCTCATTGTTGGAAGTATTAGCAATCTTTTACTCACACAGATTTTAGAAACAACAAATTTTGAGGTAATATTCCTTACTCCATGAGTTGTTTATTTGCACTTATGCAACAATAActtctttgaaaatatattctcaATGCTAAGGAACTACACATTTTTGGGGCTCCTATGTTTGGGcaataataaatttttgagaaataGTCTAAGTTGGATTGGAGAACTAACAAGTATAGTGAATTTTCCATTTGAGATCTAACAAGTTTATCGGCATTATTCCTtcacaaatatatcaattcTCTTATAGTATTAGATCTTGCAGATAATACACTCAGAACACTACCAAAATGtttgaataattaatttcaGCTTAATGGCAATAACAGATCTTCCAAATGATGCATTtgctaatttaaaaatatttcaattatcatGGCTATTTTGGGGGGTGGACCTTCATTGATCAGATAAGGAGGGAATTAGAGTACGAAAGGATTCTTCAATATGTTAGAATaataagaaatttcaaataataatttagttAGATCATTTGGATGGAATTCCAGAGAAATGGAATGTTTATAATCTAGTCTTTAAGCACCCAAAATTATCATgtcaactaaaatatatatcaatgtTTTAAGTGTACACCATTTGGAATAGAGGGCATCTAGTCTTAATGTCATCTTTGTATTATGTGATAATCATTAATTTCTTCATGAACTTGATTTTCAATTAGTAATAGTGCTAATAAGGAGTTTTTGAACAGGAAGACCAActcttcaataattttatttagaaagacaaaataagaaaaagataaatgtttgaaaaggaaaatgtcaTCTTCCTGATAATGAAAAAACATTGGTTTATTATAAGTTTAAAGATATTGTTTTCATGTATCACGTCAGTTCAAGTTCATAGAAATATCAAAGTTGTTGAAAGGTTTGTTAGGACGTGTTTACCGATGAGTCAAAAGTGTTTATATTTTGGAAGATAGTTAAGACTTTCAAGTCAACTAATTATCTTTATTGAacgatattttaaattttggcaAACCATATTATTCCTAGTCTTCTTCACAATCACGACacattccaaaaatatttagaaatcaTTTAAATCACTTACCTAATATATGTTCCAATGATTCCAAGGGAtctacattttatattttttttaaagttctttAGGTcatatttggttcttgaaaaatttaagagaaaatatgaaagaaagaacATAGAGAGTAAAAgttgaaggggaaaaaaaagatttaaaatctataaattatttttagatgctacttcaaacttatttaacttatttttattcttctatgtaaaaattaaataatttaaaaatgtataagtctttgactaattttaattatatttgatttttttttttttttttttttttgtgtgttttccATAGTGAAACTAAACATGAAAcactttccttagtactttcaaATATGCACTTATGGTTTCTAATCTTATGAGATGGATGGACATAAGGGATGAAAATTTCCTACCATTAGAAATTCCTTACTATTATATAAACTAGAAAAGTTTCAAGgacataaaagaaaacaaaatagtcTCTTACTAACATTGTCCATACAACACAATAATCAATCTTGGAGATATACAAGGattcttttttcctcaaaaatgtggattttttttttcaaaactatgcGGATGAGATGCCAAATGAAAATATGTGAAAGACTTGTCTATAATTGAGATATATATCATGGAACTTTTTATCTTCAAGTGTCGAAtgatgagaaaaatattataaatgtaaaTAAGATACTTTAAAATGACtattaaatcaacttaaatgactaaatatgacttaataatttaatttaaattattaaaaatattaaggctatgtttggttccatgAAAATCTTATATAACGTTTGGTTCcaagaaaattataaagaatggaagaaatattaagaaatatgattttcttatgtttgattttactatagaaaatatgaatatatatatatatatatatatatatatatatatatatatatatatatatatattaaatgatttttaggGAGCATATAAaagtatttattgattttaaatctatttttttattttccttcgttTTTTATTCcttgtactttttcttttcatttattctcATATCATTTTCgatcaaaattttttagaaccaaacatagtcttaaggaaagaaaaattattttcttatgcttggtttactatgaaaaataaaaaaatatatataattaaaattagttaaaaacttatgtattttcaaattatttaatctttatataaaaaattaaataaattgaatcaatttgaaaaaaattattaaatttaaatcttatCTTATGTGTTCCAATGTTTCATTTCTCTTTCACAATCATATCCATGAAATGTTCCAAATGTTTGAAAGTCATTTAGCCCCAAATTAATCATGAACCCAGTTCCAACGACTTCAAGGCATGATGCTTTGGAGTGGAAATTCCATCATTCTTTTAAATTCGTCTTGGTTAGAAACAATTCCCTAAATTTTGAGATTTATATGCCTCTacaaaactctctctctctctctctctaagatTTATATTTGTTGAAACAAGTGTCATCTTCCggatagtaaaaaaatattagtttattacAAGTTGAAACAAGTAGTCAATTGTTGGAAGGTTTGTTTGGATATGTTTACATAAAGCTCAAAGTCCTTATATTTTGGATGGTAGTTAAGACTTTTAGGCCAACTAATTATCTTTGTTGattgatatttcaaaatttggCAAACTGTATTATTCATGTCTCTTTCATAAACACGTTGTGAACGCATTCCAAAAATATCTAGAAATCATTGACACCAATTAAGGCTCCAATTATTCCAAGGGTCTACcgtttatattttctaaaaattatttaggttatgtttggtttttggaaaattgagggaaatgtgagaaaaaaaaaaagaaaaagaaagtcaaagtagaaggaaataaaaaattgaaagaaaataataatatatttaaaatcattaaattatttttatatattactttaaattgaACGTAATAAGAAGTTGTGTTTTTACCACCATAGAAAATCGAtgaatttattttgcttttgaGAACATATAAATTAtgggtttatatatatatatatatatatatatatatatctttgagcgctgaatgaagaaaaaatattataaatataaataaaatactttaaaatgactatatatatattaaaaaaaataaaatgattgaagatgacttaaattccattaaaagagttataataaagtaaaaagtTCATATAACTTGAAtgaatgtaaaataaattagtataaTAGTTGCacaaagaaaaaggataaagatagaatagaaagtgaaaaagtaaatttgaatactaaaaaatattttatttatttttaaattttaattaaatcataatatattattaatattcagtGGTTAGTGTTATTTGTTTTGCCATTAACATTTAATTACgattgttttttatcttttaaaattatattttttaagggTAAATAATAATGTAATGTGGGGAAGATGCAATTGtctaaatcatatatatattttttgttgacCATTGACCAACTCTGTTTGTAGGGGTGTCATAAATTGTTAATATGTATGCCTTGGAATTATTTCAACTCATTCACCATTCATGGCGATCTCTAAAGCAATGACTGTATTTCCCTTGCTTTGCTTTCTCTTCTCGACCATCTCCACCTTTTCTCATCAAAACACCTTGGTTTGTAATGAAACTGAGAAACGTGCCCTTCTAAGCTTCAAACATGCTCTCTCGGATCCTGGACACTGCCTTTCATCTTGGTTTTCTCAGGAAGACTGTTGTGGATGGAATGGAGTCTATTGTCACAACATCACTGGTAGAGTTGTCAAGCTTGATTTGAAGAATCCTCATGGTTATAATTTCTCATTGGGGGGCAAGGTTAGTCCTGCGTTGCTtcaattagaatttttgaattACTTGGACTTGAGCCAAAATGATTTTGGAGGTACTCCAATTCCAAGTTTCCTAGGTTCCATGCAGAGTTTAACATACCTTGACCTCCACCTTGCTTCATTTGGTGGACTAATCCCTCCCCAGCTTGGAAATCTTTCCAATCTTCAACACCTCAGTTTAGGAGGTGGTGATTCCCTCTACGAACCACAACTTTATGTTGAGAACCTTGGTTGgatttctcatctttcttcTTTGGAATACCTGTTCATGTATAAGGTTGACCTTCAAAGGGAAGTTCATTGGCTTGAATCTACATCTATGCTATCTTCCCTTTCCGAGTTGTACTTGGTGGCATGTGAACTAGATAACATGAGCCCGTCTCTTGGGTATGTCAATTTTACATCTCTCACATTCCTCAGTCTTCCTAGGAATCATTTCAATCATGAGATACCCCATTGGCTATTTAATCTCAGCACTAGTCATATACCTCTAAATGGTTTAGATTTATCAAACAATCAGTTGACAGGGCAAATACCAGAGTATTTAGGAAACTTATCATCCTTGACGTCTTTATCTCTTAATCGAAATAGGTTAAATGGACCTCTTCCAAGCAGTCTGGGGCTTCTTTCAAATTTGGAGGATTTAGTTATTGGAAATAACTCCTTAGAAGGCACAATATCAGAAGTTCATTTTAATAAACTCTCAAAATTGAAGTACTTAGACATGTCCTCAACATCTCTtattttcaaagtcaagtccaaTTGGGTTCCTCCTTTTCAACTTGAACGTATGTGGATGAGTTCCTGCCAGATGGGCCCCAATTTTCCCACGTGGCTAGAAACTCAAACATCTCTTCAGTATCTAGACATTTCCAAGTCTGGAATTGTGGACATAGCTCCAAAATGGTTCTGGAAGTGGGCTTCACATATTGATAGACAACTGATCGACCTCTCAGATAACCAGATATCTGGGAATTTATCTGGAGTTCTGCTAAATAATCCTTACATTGATTTAAGCTCTAATTGCTTCATGGGTGAGTTACCACGATTGTCTCCACAAGTTTCTAGATTGAACATGGCTAACAACTCATTTTCGGGACCAATTTCCCCTTTCTTGTGCCaaaaattgaatggaaaaaGTAATCTCGAGATATTGGACATGTCAACAAACAATTTATCAGGGGAGCTTTCTCATTGTTGGGCGTATTGGCAATCTCTGACTCGTTTGAACTTAGGAAACAATAATCTTTCAGGTAAAATTCCCGACTCCATGGGCTCTTTGTTTGAACTTAAAGCATTGCACTTGCATAATAATAGCTTATCTGGAGATATACCACCTTCACTGCGAAACTGCACATCCTTGGGCTCTTGGATTTAGGTGGTAACAAACTTTCAGGAAATTTACCAAGCTGGATGGGAGAGAGGACGACTCTGAGGGCTCTCAGTTTAAGATCAAGCAAATTAATTGGCAATATTCCTCCACAAATATGCCAGCTTTTTTCTCTTATAATATTGGATGTCGCCAATAATAGCCTATCTGGAACCATACCAAAGTGTTTCAATAATTTCAGTTTAATGGCAACAATAGGCACCGAAGATTATGCCTTTTTTGTTTTAGACTACTTCGACTTGTATGTAGAGAATCTTATGTTGGTCATCAACGGGAGGGA
It encodes:
- the LOC117915203 gene encoding receptor-like protein EIX1 — protein: MAISKAMTVFPLLCFLFSTISTFSHQNTLVCNETEKRALLSFKHALSDPGHCLSSWFSQEDCCGWNGVYCHNITGRVVKLDLKNPHGYNFSLGGKVSPALLQLEFLNYLDLSQNDFGGTPIPSFLGSMQSLTYLDLHLASFGGLIPPQLGNLSNLQHLSLGGGDSLYEPQLYVENLGWISHLSSLEYLFMYKVDLQREVHWLESTSMLSSLSELYLVACELDNMSPSLGYVNFTSLTFLSLPRNHFNHEIPHWLFNLSTSHIPLNGLDLSNNQLTGQIPEYLGNLSSLTSLSLNRNRLNGPLPSSLGLLSNLEDLVIGNNSLEGTISEVHFNKLSKLKYLDMSSTSLIFKVKSNWVPPFQLERMWMSSCQMGPNFPTWLETQTSLQYLDISKSGIVDIAPKWFWKWASHIDRQLIDLSDNQISGNLSGVLLNNPYIDLSSNCFMGELPRLSPQVSRLNMANNSFSGPISPFLCQKLNGKSNLEILDMSTNNLSGELSHCWAYWQSLTRLNLGNNNLSGKIPDSMGSLFELKALHLHNNSLSGDIPPSLRNCTSLGSWI